The Nakamurella deserti genome contains a region encoding:
- a CDS encoding PKD domain-containing protein has protein sequence MTKHRRSLRIVLALTLTAMAVGATSAPAEDSVTFLAAGDFSANAAAGAVLTSMGAQGSDLTLTVGDLSYGVAGQEQAWCDFVTAKFPPGYAFELLAGNHESNGQNGNINDFGACLPNQLPGLIGTYGKQYYVDVPRSQPLVRFIQISPSLGFPDGTYTYPAGGARYTWTARAIDGARTAGIPWVVVGMHKPCLTVGVYACDPGADLFNLLVDKKVDLVLSGHEHMYQRSKQLALAAGCPAVQPGSYNAACVADGDSALVKGAGLVTATVGTGGVGLREVNIADAELPYFVTASGSNQNPSHGYLKVSATETRLDATFVRTDGNLTDAFSITGGPPPPNQPPTAAFTSSCTGLTCTFIGTGSSDPDGTVTTHTWDFGDSGTGTGATTTRSYAAAGTYPVTLTVTDNAGTTSAPVTTSVTVTAPPPNQPPTAAFTSSCTGLTCTFNGTGSSDPDGTVTTHTWDFGDTSTGTGATTTRSYAAAGAYPVTLTVTDDAGATSAPVTTSVTVTAPAGPAVVARDEFDRTVAAGFGTAPVGGPWSAPSGSSVRDGSGAITLAGGNDKTVLLPGGSAPAVDLRTTLWADRPITGGGLQLNPIGRRVVSGTTTVGDYRALLKLSANGAVTAGLAFRPGSGAEVSLVPPSTVTGLSLAPGEKLAVRLLVTGASPTILQLKVWKAGTAEPTGWTRTATGSQAGMQVGGSTGLRAYLSSTVTDAPLTLRIDDWSATVPQ, from the coding sequence ATGACGAAGCACCGGCGCTCGCTGCGGATCGTGCTGGCCCTGACGCTGACCGCGATGGCGGTGGGCGCGACCAGCGCCCCGGCCGAGGACTCGGTGACGTTCCTGGCCGCCGGTGACTTCTCGGCCAACGCCGCCGCGGGGGCGGTGCTGACGTCGATGGGAGCCCAGGGCAGCGATCTGACGCTCACCGTCGGCGACCTGTCGTACGGGGTCGCCGGCCAGGAGCAGGCGTGGTGCGACTTCGTGACCGCGAAGTTCCCGCCCGGCTACGCGTTCGAACTGCTCGCCGGCAACCACGAGAGCAACGGCCAGAACGGCAACATCAACGACTTCGGCGCCTGCCTGCCCAACCAGCTGCCGGGTCTCATCGGCACCTACGGCAAGCAGTACTACGTCGACGTGCCCCGGTCGCAGCCGCTGGTGCGGTTCATCCAGATCTCGCCGTCGCTGGGTTTCCCGGACGGCACCTACACCTATCCGGCGGGTGGTGCCCGCTACACCTGGACCGCGCGGGCCATCGACGGCGCGCGCACCGCGGGCATCCCCTGGGTCGTCGTCGGGATGCACAAGCCGTGCCTGACCGTCGGGGTGTACGCCTGCGACCCCGGCGCCGACCTGTTCAATCTGCTGGTGGACAAGAAGGTCGACCTGGTGCTGTCCGGGCACGAGCACATGTACCAGCGCAGCAAGCAGCTGGCCCTCGCGGCCGGATGCCCCGCCGTGCAACCCGGCTCCTACAACGCCGCCTGCGTCGCCGACGGCGACTCGGCGCTGGTCAAAGGCGCCGGCCTGGTGACCGCGACGGTCGGCACCGGCGGCGTCGGCCTGCGCGAGGTCAACATCGCCGACGCCGAGCTTCCGTACTTCGTGACCGCGTCGGGGTCGAACCAGAATCCCAGCCACGGCTACCTCAAGGTGTCGGCGACCGAGACCCGGCTGGACGCGACCTTCGTCCGCACCGACGGCAACCTCACCGACGCCTTCTCGATCACCGGCGGCCCACCACCGCCGAACCAGCCGCCGACCGCCGCGTTCACCTCGTCCTGCACCGGCCTGACCTGCACGTTCATCGGCACCGGCTCGTCGGACCCGGACGGCACCGTCACCACCCACACCTGGGACTTCGGTGACTCCGGCACCGGCACCGGCGCCACCACCACCCGCAGCTACGCCGCCGCCGGCACCTACCCGGTCACCCTGACCGTCACCGACAACGCCGGCACCACCTCCGCACCCGTCACGACTTCCGTCACCGTCACCGCACCGCCGCCGAACCAACCGCCGACCGCCGCGTTCACCTCGTCCTGCACCGGCCTGACCTGCACGTTCAACGGCACCGGCTCGTCGGACCCGGACGGCACCGTCACCACCCACACCTGGGACTTCGGTGACACCAGCACCGGCACCGGCGCCACCACCACCCGCAGCTACGCCGCCGCCGGCGCCTACCCGGTCACCCTGACCGTCACCGACGACGCCGGCGCCACCTCCGCACCCGTCACGACTTCCGTCACCGTCACCGCACCCGCCGGACCCGCCGTCGTCGCCCGCGACGAATTCGACCGCACCGTCGCCGCCGGCTTCGGCACGGCACCGGTCGGCGGCCCGTGGTCGGCGCCGTCCGGATCGTCGGTCCGCGACGGCTCCGGGGCGATCACCCTGGCCGGCGGCAACGACAAGACGGTCCTGTTGCCCGGCGGCAGCGCTCCCGCGGTGGACCTGCGCACCACTCTGTGGGCCGACCGGCCGATCACCGGCGGTGGTCTGCAGCTCAACCCCATCGGCCGCCGCGTCGTCAGCGGGACGACGACGGTGGGCGACTACCGCGCGCTGCTCAAGCTGTCGGCCAACGGCGCGGTGACCGCGGGGCTGGCGTTCCGACCCGGGTCGGGTGCGGAGGTGTCGTTGGTGCCGCCGAGCACGGTCACCGGTCTGTCCCTCGCACCGGGCGAGAAGCTCGCCGTCCGGCTGCTCGTCACCGGGGCGTCACCCACCATACTGCAGCTGAAGGTGTGGAAGGCCGGTACCGCCGAGCCGACCGGGTGGACCCGCACGGCCACCGGCAGCCAGGCCGGCATGCAGGTCGGCGGCTCCACCGGCCTGCGCGCCTATCTGTCCTCCACCGTCACCGACGCCCCGCTGACCCTGCGGATCGACGACTGGTCGGCGACGGTTCCGCAGTGA
- a CDS encoding reverse transcriptase family protein: MSAETALASALAEAMLAGTWHRRGLIRAMSATLNRTSRRVRWVRPLAVEVLAAYPHPPLDRPRELAGFVGTTPAVQRALGRRRPPKALVRVATPTTTVSRPFPTPRVDHVAQLAEFLAVDPDELVLLADPQSRARRAPSRRIAHYRYHWLDKPAGARLLEAPKPRLKALQRKVLDGLLTPIPVHPAAHGFVPGRSAVTGAAPHVGAAVVVTVDLEHFFAAVRAGRVWGVLRAAGYPEPVAHLLTALTTHASPVATLSAMPPGPDRGRDFRLRRRLATPHLPQGAPTSPQLANLVAFSLDRRLDAYARAAGVTYTRYADDLTFSGGPELSRAAEALLHAVDGIVRAAGYRLNPAKTRIRRSHERQSVTGIVVNRHTTLARPEYDRLRAVLHDCVTNGPEAADRNGHDDFRAHLLGRISWVAALHPARGARLRAAFDAVAWGD, translated from the coding sequence GTGTCGGCTGAGACCGCGCTCGCATCCGCGCTGGCAGAAGCGATGCTCGCCGGCACCTGGCACCGCCGCGGCCTGATCCGGGCCATGAGTGCGACGCTCAACCGAACCAGCCGACGGGTCCGATGGGTGCGGCCGCTCGCCGTCGAGGTGCTGGCCGCCTACCCGCACCCACCCCTGGACCGGCCCCGCGAGCTGGCCGGGTTCGTCGGCACCACGCCCGCGGTGCAGCGGGCCCTGGGTCGGCGGCGACCGCCGAAGGCCCTGGTCCGGGTCGCCACCCCGACCACCACGGTGTCCCGGCCGTTCCCGACGCCGCGGGTCGACCACGTCGCGCAGCTGGCGGAATTCCTCGCGGTCGACCCGGACGAACTGGTCCTGCTCGCCGACCCGCAGAGCCGGGCCCGCCGCGCGCCGTCCCGGCGAATCGCCCACTACCGCTACCACTGGCTCGACAAACCGGCGGGGGCACGGCTTCTCGAGGCTCCGAAGCCGAGACTCAAGGCGCTGCAACGGAAGGTGCTCGACGGCCTGCTGACGCCGATCCCGGTGCACCCGGCCGCCCACGGCTTCGTCCCCGGCCGGTCGGCGGTCACCGGCGCCGCACCGCACGTCGGCGCGGCGGTGGTCGTCACGGTCGATCTCGAGCACTTCTTCGCCGCCGTCCGCGCCGGCCGGGTGTGGGGCGTGCTGCGCGCCGCCGGCTACCCGGAGCCGGTGGCGCACCTGCTGACCGCGCTGACCACCCACGCCAGCCCGGTCGCGACGCTGAGCGCGATGCCGCCCGGACCCGACCGGGGACGTGACTTCCGGCTGCGCCGCCGGCTGGCCACCCCGCACCTGCCGCAGGGCGCACCGACGTCACCGCAGTTGGCGAACCTCGTGGCGTTCTCGCTGGACCGCCGGCTCGACGCCTACGCCCGCGCGGCGGGCGTCACCTACACCCGCTACGCCGACGACCTGACGTTCTCCGGCGGACCGGAGCTCAGCCGGGCGGCCGAGGCCCTGCTGCATGCCGTGGACGGCATCGTGCGCGCAGCCGGCTACCGGCTGAATCCGGCCAAGACCCGGATCCGCCGGTCCCACGAACGCCAGTCGGTGACGGGCATCGTCGTCAACCGGCACACCACCCTCGCGCGGCCCGAGTACGACCGGCTCCGCGCGGTCCTGCACGACTGCGTGACCAACGGGCCGGAGGCGGCCGACCGGAACGGGCACGACGACTTCCGGGCGCACCTGCTCGGCCGGATCAGCTGGGTGGCGGCGTTGCATCCCGCGCGGGGTGCCCGCCTGCGGGCCGCATTCGACGCTGTCGCATGGGGTGACTGA
- a CDS encoding CGNR zinc finger domain-containing protein — translation MFAHDTEWGLTAAAALVNTAVRDEERLPDIAALDRWLDVNDYSGRRDLDEAELRQVRALRPRLRALWSDGDVDRVAGAVNELLAQAEARPFLSRHGGWPWHLHLTPSEAPLASRITAEAAMAFADLIRVDALDRLGRCAAEDCDAVLVDLTRNRSRRFCDTGNCGNRQHVKAYRARRAAG, via the coding sequence ATGTTCGCTCATGACACGGAGTGGGGCCTCACGGCCGCCGCCGCCCTGGTCAACACCGCCGTCCGCGACGAGGAGCGGTTGCCCGACATCGCCGCGCTCGACCGGTGGCTGGACGTCAACGACTACTCGGGCCGTCGCGACCTCGACGAGGCCGAACTGCGGCAGGTGCGCGCGTTGCGCCCCAGGCTGCGCGCGCTGTGGAGTGACGGCGACGTCGACCGGGTCGCCGGTGCGGTCAACGAACTGCTGGCGCAGGCCGAGGCCCGGCCGTTCCTCAGCCGGCACGGCGGCTGGCCGTGGCACCTGCACCTGACCCCGTCCGAGGCGCCGTTGGCCAGCCGGATCACCGCCGAGGCGGCGATGGCCTTCGCCGACCTGATCCGGGTCGACGCCCTGGACCGTCTCGGGCGCTGCGCGGCCGAGGACTGCGACGCCGTGCTGGTGGACCTCACCCGCAACCGGTCACGCCGCTTCTGCGACACCGGCAACTGCGGCAACCGGCAGCACGTCAAGGCCTACCGGGCCCGCCGGGCGGCGGGGTGA
- a CDS encoding EamA family transporter: MSVQESTIIGTGADRARDRRSGLMFAGVSALAFGSAGVAAKAAMTAAGPELTPMWLAQFRITGAALVLLLIVGVGHRLRPAVRRVAWTPRAIAAVIAYGVIGFVAIQVLYFVAISRMPVGVALLIEYTSPALVALWALLAQRRPQHRAVWLAIGAAMVGLVLIARPWQGFALDTVGVGAALLAAVASATYFLVGDALKGQIPGPQLAGFGAAAGAVVLGLTQSWSDFPWHLLGRRGELGGTAVPVWLLLAVVVVVGTVIAYLTGIAALRRLPAPIAAVVATMEVVVAAISAWMLLGEHLSAWELAGGALLLAGAVVAQRSPARPVEAPVPTAPLATAVPVSR, from the coding sequence GTGTCCGTCCAGGAGAGCACGATCATCGGGACCGGTGCCGACCGGGCGCGTGACCGGCGGAGCGGCCTGATGTTCGCCGGCGTCTCGGCGCTGGCCTTCGGCTCGGCCGGCGTCGCCGCCAAGGCCGCGATGACCGCCGCCGGACCGGAGCTGACCCCGATGTGGCTGGCGCAGTTCCGCATCACCGGCGCCGCACTCGTGCTGCTGCTGATCGTCGGCGTCGGCCACCGACTGCGGCCGGCGGTGCGGCGGGTGGCGTGGACGCCGCGGGCGATCGCCGCCGTGATCGCCTACGGGGTGATCGGTTTCGTCGCCATCCAGGTCCTGTACTTCGTCGCCATCAGCCGGATGCCCGTCGGGGTGGCGCTGCTCATCGAGTACACCTCACCCGCACTGGTCGCACTGTGGGCCCTGCTGGCGCAGCGGCGACCGCAGCACCGGGCGGTGTGGCTGGCGATCGGCGCCGCCATGGTCGGGCTGGTGCTCATCGCCCGCCCGTGGCAGGGCTTCGCCCTGGACACCGTCGGGGTCGGCGCGGCCCTGCTGGCCGCAGTGGCGTCGGCGACGTACTTCCTCGTCGGCGACGCCCTCAAGGGGCAGATCCCCGGTCCGCAGCTGGCCGGTTTCGGCGCGGCCGCGGGAGCGGTCGTGCTCGGCCTGACCCAGTCGTGGTCGGACTTCCCCTGGCACCTGCTCGGCCGGCGCGGGGAACTCGGCGGCACCGCGGTCCCGGTCTGGCTGCTGCTCGCCGTGGTCGTCGTGGTCGGCACCGTGATCGCGTACCTCACCGGCATCGCGGCGTTGCGGCGACTGCCCGCGCCGATCGCCGCGGTGGTCGCGACGATGGAGGTCGTGGTCGCCGCGATCAGCGCCTGGATGCTGCTCGGCGAGCACCTGTCGGCCTGGGAGCTGGCCGGCGGCGCACTGCTGCTGGCCGGCGCCGTCGTCGCCCAGCGCAGCCCGGCGCGACCGGTCGAGGCGCCCGTCCCCACCGCGCCACTCGCCACGGCGGTCCCCGTCAGCCGGTGA
- a CDS encoding LysR family transcriptional regulator — translation MRTDHLDLDQLNLLRELADRGSVTAVADAVGRTPSAVSQQLKALQRQVGVPLVERVGRGVQLTDAGRALVVGAVTVATALAEAQAGWQAYRGDVSGTVRLASFHSAAELLIPGLLHRLARFGRLQLDTFDEDVAQDDFAGLTADYDIVIAHRSDDVAVPDRPQIVATLLMREPLDVGLPLDHPLAGRDFVTAEDLVGEAWIVPPPEYPIDRVLTAVAARSGLPVRVVRRSTHLPLIEKLITAGHGIGLLPRHTSADRAAGRFALVPLRQIRAGRVVEALCRPDRAARLAVRTVLDELVAEVAQVTG, via the coding sequence GTGAGAACCGATCACCTCGATCTGGACCAGCTGAACCTGCTGCGGGAGCTGGCCGACCGGGGCTCGGTCACCGCGGTGGCCGACGCCGTCGGACGCACCCCGTCGGCGGTCTCCCAGCAGCTCAAGGCGCTGCAGCGGCAGGTCGGGGTGCCACTGGTCGAACGCGTCGGGCGGGGGGTCCAGCTCACCGATGCGGGTCGGGCGCTCGTCGTCGGGGCGGTGACGGTGGCGACCGCACTCGCCGAGGCGCAGGCGGGCTGGCAGGCCTACCGGGGTGACGTCAGCGGCACCGTCCGGCTGGCGTCGTTCCACTCCGCCGCCGAACTGCTCATCCCCGGGCTGCTGCACCGGCTCGCGCGCTTCGGCCGGCTGCAGCTGGACACCTTCGACGAGGACGTGGCCCAGGACGACTTCGCCGGTCTCACCGCCGACTACGACATCGTCATCGCGCACCGGTCGGACGACGTCGCGGTGCCCGACCGGCCGCAGATCGTCGCCACGCTGTTGATGCGCGAACCGTTGGACGTCGGTCTGCCGCTGGACCATCCGCTGGCCGGACGGGACTTCGTGACCGCCGAGGACCTGGTGGGTGAGGCCTGGATCGTGCCGCCCCCGGAGTACCCGATCGACCGGGTGCTGACCGCGGTCGCCGCCCGCTCCGGGCTGCCGGTGCGGGTGGTGCGACGCAGCACCCACCTGCCCCTCATCGAGAAGTTGATCACCGCCGGTCACGGCATCGGTCTGCTACCCCGGCACACCAGCGCCGACCGGGCCGCCGGCCGCTTCGCGTTGGTGCCGCTGCGGCAGATCCGGGCCGGCCGGGTCGTCGAGGCGTTGTGCCGACCGGACCGGGCCGCCCGGCTCGCCGTCCGGACGGTGCTCGACGAACTGGTCGCCGAGGTCGCGCAGGTCACCGGCTGA
- a CDS encoding EamA family transporter, producing MTTRDRLLAVLVAVCWGLNFPATALALEHFPPLLMVAVRFALIAVPTLVFVPRPAVPVRWLIGVGLGIGTLQFAFLYLGMAAGMPSGLASLVLQASAPFTVVLAGIFLREKLSGRQVAGIVVAVAGLAVIAAHRAQVAALLPVALTLCGALGWALGNLCSRQAKAPDAFHLTLWMSTVPVLPMLALSLFVEGPQRIWDSLSTVATADAVPAVLGLLYVVVIATLLGYGIWNTLMGRYPSSTVAPFSMLVPVVGVFSSWLIFDEGIDLTELLAGVAIIAGVLLGSSRRRKPVPAPAPVAAPEPSPARTA from the coding sequence GTGACCACCCGTGACCGCCTCCTCGCCGTGCTCGTCGCCGTCTGCTGGGGCCTCAACTTCCCAGCGACCGCGCTGGCCCTGGAGCATTTCCCGCCGTTGCTGATGGTGGCGGTGCGCTTCGCGCTGATCGCGGTGCCGACCCTGGTCTTCGTGCCCCGGCCCGCGGTGCCGGTGCGTTGGCTGATCGGTGTCGGACTCGGCATCGGCACCCTGCAGTTCGCCTTCCTCTACCTCGGGATGGCTGCCGGCATGCCCAGTGGGCTGGCGTCGCTGGTCCTGCAGGCCTCGGCCCCGTTCACCGTCGTGCTGGCCGGGATCTTCCTGCGGGAGAAGCTGTCCGGCCGGCAGGTCGCCGGGATCGTCGTGGCGGTCGCGGGTCTCGCGGTGATCGCGGCGCACCGCGCCCAGGTGGCGGCACTGCTGCCGGTCGCCCTCACCCTGTGCGGCGCGCTGGGCTGGGCCCTCGGCAACCTGTGCAGCCGGCAGGCGAAGGCGCCCGACGCCTTCCACCTCACCCTGTGGATGTCGACGGTCCCGGTGCTGCCGATGCTGGCGCTGTCGTTGTTCGTCGAAGGCCCGCAGCGCATCTGGGACTCACTGTCGACGGTCGCGACCGCCGACGCCGTACCCGCCGTGCTGGGCCTGCTCTACGTCGTGGTCATCGCGACCCTGCTCGGCTACGGCATCTGGAACACCCTGATGGGCCGTTACCCCTCGAGCACGGTGGCGCCGTTCTCGATGCTGGTGCCGGTGGTCGGGGTGTTCTCCTCCTGGCTGATCTTCGACGAGGGCATCGACCTCACCGAGCTCCTCGCCGGGGTGGCCATCATCGCCGGAGTGCTGCTCGGCTCCTCTCGACGCCGGAAGCCGGTGCCGGCTCCGGCTCCGGTCGCCGCGCCTGAACCGTCGCCCGCTCGCACCGCCTGA
- a CDS encoding PadR family transcriptional regulator — MPLLNPLALATLGVLVERPMHPYEMFQLLIDRSEDRLVKVRRGTLYHAVARLTETGLTEVVGTDRGGNRPERTTYAITAAGRTVLDDTVRDQLARPEPDYPMFPLALAQAHNLPREDVVAALHRRIDGLAAELAGYDSGIAAAAARGVPRRYLVDADYQRTMRHTELDWLRRFVAELTDDTIPWHPPGAAGPYPDATSAHTPLENAGSPA; from the coding sequence GTGCCCCTGCTGAATCCCCTCGCGCTGGCCACCCTCGGCGTGCTGGTCGAGCGGCCGATGCACCCCTACGAGATGTTCCAGCTGCTCATCGACCGCTCCGAGGACCGACTGGTCAAGGTGCGGCGCGGCACGCTCTACCACGCGGTCGCGCGGCTGACCGAGACCGGACTGACCGAGGTCGTCGGCACCGACCGCGGCGGCAACCGCCCGGAACGCACCACCTACGCCATCACCGCCGCCGGCCGCACCGTGCTGGACGACACCGTCCGCGACCAGCTGGCCCGGCCCGAACCGGACTACCCGATGTTCCCGCTCGCCCTGGCCCAGGCGCACAACCTCCCCCGGGAGGACGTCGTCGCCGCACTCCACCGGCGCATCGACGGTCTCGCCGCCGAACTGGCCGGGTACGACAGCGGCATCGCCGCCGCCGCCGCCCGCGGCGTGCCCCGCCGCTACCTCGTCGACGCGGACTACCAGCGCACGATGCGCCACACCGAGCTCGACTGGCTGCGGCGCTTCGTCGCCGAGCTGACCGACGACACCATCCCCTGGCATCCACCGGGCGCCGCGGGCCCGTACCCCGACGCCACCTCTGCGCACACCCCTCTCGAGAACGCAGGATCCCCCGCATGA
- a CDS encoding DHA2 family efflux MFS transporter permease subunit, translated as MTHAAPAPAATGVDPWRALWALVIGFFMILVDSTIVSVATPAIMTGLNADINEVVWVTSAYLLAYAVPLLFTGRLGDQIGPKRVYLMGLTLFTASSLWCGLSGSAGMLIVARVFQGLGAAMMTPQTMSVITRTFAPDKRGTAMGLWGAVAGVATLVGPIAGGVLVDSLGWEWIFFVNLPIGVIAFVLAMRWVPALPTNTHRYDIPGIVLSGVGLFLLVFGIQEGQKYDWGTIAGPISVWSLIAVGLVVLGAFLWWQSRNRHEPLLPLSLFRDRNFSLANIGISSMGFAVTGMALPLMLYAQKVAGLTPTRAALLFIPMAVLTGALAPRVGKLVDRAHPRYIAGTGLTLLIVSLVWLALMLAPDVAIWKLLLPMALMGVANAFIWSPLSATATRNLPRQLAGAGSGVYNTTRQIGAVLGSAGIGTLMQSRLVAELPTGAGVDPAAAEMTAGALPGSLREGFADAMGQALLLPAAVLVIGLIAALMFTRTPAPTGHRAPAEPAPQDTAGQTPATAGASYGRHAAAG; from the coding sequence ATGACCCACGCCGCACCCGCCCCCGCCGCGACCGGAGTCGACCCCTGGCGGGCGCTCTGGGCGCTGGTCATCGGGTTCTTCATGATCCTGGTCGACTCGACCATCGTCAGCGTCGCGACGCCGGCCATCATGACCGGCCTGAACGCCGACATCAACGAGGTGGTCTGGGTCACCAGCGCCTACCTGCTCGCCTACGCCGTACCGCTGCTGTTCACCGGCCGCCTCGGCGACCAGATCGGCCCGAAGCGCGTCTACCTCATGGGCCTGACGCTGTTCACCGCGTCCAGCCTGTGGTGCGGCCTGTCCGGCAGTGCCGGGATGCTCATCGTGGCGCGGGTCTTCCAGGGCCTGGGTGCGGCGATGATGACGCCGCAGACGATGTCGGTCATCACCCGTACCTTCGCCCCCGACAAGCGCGGTACCGCCATGGGTCTCTGGGGCGCCGTCGCCGGTGTCGCCACCCTGGTCGGCCCGATCGCCGGTGGTGTGCTGGTCGACTCGCTCGGCTGGGAGTGGATCTTCTTCGTCAACCTCCCGATCGGCGTCATCGCCTTCGTGCTGGCCATGCGCTGGGTTCCGGCGCTGCCGACCAACACCCACCGCTACGACATCCCCGGCATCGTGCTCTCGGGCGTGGGTCTGTTCCTGCTGGTGTTCGGCATCCAGGAGGGCCAGAAGTACGACTGGGGCACCATCGCCGGACCGATCTCGGTGTGGTCGCTGATCGCCGTCGGCCTCGTCGTGCTCGGCGCGTTCCTGTGGTGGCAGAGCCGTAACCGCCACGAGCCGCTGCTGCCGCTGAGCCTGTTCCGCGACCGCAACTTCTCGCTGGCCAACATCGGCATCAGCTCGATGGGCTTCGCCGTCACCGGTATGGCGCTGCCCCTGATGCTGTACGCGCAGAAGGTCGCGGGCCTCACCCCGACCCGCGCGGCACTGCTGTTCATCCCGATGGCCGTCCTCACCGGCGCCCTCGCGCCGCGCGTCGGCAAGCTCGTCGACCGCGCGCACCCCCGCTACATCGCCGGCACCGGACTGACGCTGCTGATCGTGTCCCTGGTGTGGCTCGCCCTGATGCTCGCGCCGGACGTGGCGATCTGGAAGCTGCTGCTGCCGATGGCCCTGATGGGCGTGGCCAACGCGTTCATCTGGTCGCCGTTGTCGGCCACCGCCACCCGCAACCTGCCGCGGCAGCTGGCCGGCGCCGGCTCCGGGGTCTACAACACGACCCGGCAGATCGGTGCCGTCCTGGGCAGTGCGGGCATCGGCACGCTCATGCAGAGCCGGCTCGTCGCCGAACTCCCGACCGGCGCCGGGGTCGATCCGGCCGCCGCCGAGATGACCGCGGGTGCGCTGCCCGGCTCCCTCCGGGAGGGTTTCGCCGACGCCATGGGGCAGGCCCTGCTGCTGCCCGCCGCGGTGCTGGTCATCGGCCTGATCGCGGCCCTGATGTTCACCCGGACGCCGGCGCCCACCGGACACCGTGCACCGGCGGAGCCCGCTCCGCAGGACACGGCCGGGCAGACCCCCGCGACCGCCGGGGCGAGCTACGGACGGCACGCGGCCGCCGGCTGA
- a CDS encoding M56 family metallopeptidase codes for MLLTGGLLAILAVLLADPVPRLLSRARWVEREPVAALVLWQAVGLAAGLSLLGAGLELAFHDHGTSLPGAVGTVLGNIADGRPLRGWGAARLVVLVLTVALGLRLFWTLVRSIARAGAARRQQHDALDILATPWPVEPGVLVLDHPTAVAYCLPGAVPRLVVSRGTLDALTDTELRLVLAHERAHLRLRHDVVVLPFVAWGAALPFLNSVRRAQRAVAALVEMMADDAAAVTVDERAALRTALCRLGGPTANQAVALRSARLDRPAETRPGIRRAAHAAAAGLLLLPTLLVLVPAF; via the coding sequence GTGCTGCTGACCGGGGGGTTGCTGGCGATCCTCGCCGTGCTGCTGGCCGACCCGGTCCCGCGGCTGCTGAGCCGCGCCCGGTGGGTGGAGCGCGAACCGGTCGCGGCGCTGGTGCTGTGGCAGGCGGTGGGTCTCGCCGCCGGGCTCTCCCTGCTCGGCGCCGGTCTCGAGCTCGCCTTCCACGATCACGGCACGAGCCTGCCGGGCGCGGTCGGGACGGTGCTGGGCAACATCGCCGACGGCCGTCCGCTGCGTGGCTGGGGGGCGGCGCGGCTGGTCGTGCTGGTGCTGACGGTGGCGCTGGGCCTGCGGTTGTTCTGGACGCTGGTGCGCAGCATCGCCCGGGCCGGCGCGGCCCGGCGGCAGCAGCACGACGCCCTCGACATCCTGGCCACCCCGTGGCCGGTCGAACCGGGTGTCCTCGTCCTCGATCACCCGACCGCGGTCGCGTACTGCCTGCCCGGTGCGGTGCCCCGGCTGGTGGTGTCGCGCGGCACGCTGGACGCGCTGACCGACACCGAGCTGCGGCTGGTGCTCGCGCACGAGCGCGCCCACCTGCGGTTGCGGCACGACGTGGTGGTGCTGCCGTTCGTCGCCTGGGGCGCGGCGTTGCCGTTCCTGAACAGCGTCCGCCGGGCGCAGCGCGCGGTGGCGGCGCTCGTCGAGATGATGGCCGACGATGCGGCGGCGGTCACCGTCGACGAGCGGGCCGCGCTGCGGACCGCCCTGTGCCGGCTCGGCGGACCGACCGCGAACCAGGCCGTCGCGCTGCGCTCGGCGCGGCTGGACCGGCCCGCCGAGACGCGTCCGGGGATCCGGCGCGCCGCTCACGCCGCCGCGGCCGGGCTGCTCCTGCTGCCCACGCTGCTGGTGCTGGTGCCGGCGTTCTGA
- a CDS encoding BlaI/MecI/CopY family transcriptional regulator: MKTLGDLERAVMNVLWDGSGPLTVAELATRLPNPDLAATTLLTVLSRLEGKGFVVRHKVGRAASFAPTATREEHVAETLRAVLADAADPSAALAHFVGGASAEEADVLRGALRRRRRD; this comes from the coding sequence GTGAAGACCCTCGGCGATCTCGAGCGGGCTGTGATGAACGTCCTCTGGGACGGCTCCGGTCCGTTGACCGTGGCGGAGCTCGCCACGCGGCTGCCCAATCCGGACCTCGCGGCCACCACGTTGCTCACCGTCCTGTCGCGGCTGGAGGGCAAGGGTTTCGTCGTCCGCCACAAGGTCGGCCGGGCGGCGTCGTTCGCTCCGACGGCCACCCGGGAGGAGCACGTCGCCGAGACCCTGCGGGCGGTGCTCGCCGACGCCGCGGATCCGTCGGCGGCGCTGGCACACTTCGTCGGCGGGGCCTCGGCCGAGGAGGCCGACGTGCTGCGCGGAGCGCTGCGCCGCCGCCGGCGCGACTGA